The DNA sequence CCTTCAGTTAAGTATTCCTGAACAATTGTTTCTTTAAATGCTTTACTATAAGTATTATTGCTTTTCTTTGGTAATAGTACCTCAACGCCATGTACTTTATATTGGTGATATTTAAACATCACCTGTTTACGATTTAATTCTATACCACTCTTTTCTATAGCTTCATTACAACTATAACCTTCATCTATTAAACTAAATGTTAAGAGAAATAATTTAATGTCACTTTCGAGATATTTAGACATAAGAATGCTCCCCCTATAGTTTTGTTTTTTTAGTGTCTACTATAGGGGGAGCATATCATCATAGGAGTCGGGTGCTTTATTTTATGGAATTACTACATGTTTAAGGAGAGAGATTTGTAAGGAAAAAAGAGATGATAATTATTCAGGTAATGGAAAATATTATATAATTATAAAGAGTAAAGATTTAATGGTGAGCAGGCTAAAATATCTAGGTCTATACGGGATTAGACTTTCAAAAATAAGTTGAAAAAACTATAAGGAAAGTGTATGTTTTTAACAATGGTTAAGCTTAATTTACAGTTTGGATGAGGGCAAATGTATACTGGGTATTTTAATGTTATTTGCAAATTAGTCTCTTTGTTACTGCGTTGTCAAAATGAATATACCGAAAAGTTTTTAAATAATTATACTACTACTTACAATTTGAAAAAGTATTGTGTGTATAAAATTATTGATAAAAAGAGTGAAGAATATATTTTTGATTGGAATTTCCTAACTTATCTCAATGGATATTGTGATAAGTTAATAGAAGTACAAATTGAACTTGAAGAAGAAATTGGAAATCACTTCAAAATAAGTATAGATAGTAGAGTTAAGCAACCAGAATCAAGGTTGTCTAAACTGTTAGTGTATAGGTTTGAAAAGATGAAAAAGGAAAGACACCATTACGTAAATGTTTAAATGACTTGTTTGGATGCAGGTTAATTTTAGATATTTCTAATTTGGAAGATTTTTTTGAACAACTAAACAAATATTTAGATAAAACATTAAATATTAAAACAACCTATAATGATAAAAACGGGTACAAAGCTGTCCATATTTATTTACGTGGTGAAAATAACAAGTGTTTTCCATGGGAAATACAAATTTGGAATAGCAAAGATGAAGAAAGTAATAGAGAATCGCATAGTAAATATAAACAAGATTATTTAAAATGGCCCAAAATAGTAAAGGAAATAATTGTGACAAAGGAGGGAAATTAAATGTTTAAACATTTTCTGTTGATAATACCTGATCATAAACATGGACGTAGGGTTGGATGGCATAAATTAATCACCGCTGCGGATGACTATAAATATATAAAACACACTGTGCAAAAGATAACTTCTGAAGTAGGGGGAGCACAACTTGCGTCACATATAATCACTACAGATTCAGATGAAATTAGTTCTATAAAACAAAAAGACACGTTTTTTTCAGATATTGATTTTTTTGAAAATGAGGATGACTTTATAAATTATTATAAAAATGAAAAAGAACTTACTGCTAATGATGTGGCTAACTACATTTTAAGTTATGGGAAAAATATTACTCATTTGAAACTACAAAAGTTAACGTATTTGTGTTATGAGAATGTATTAAAAAAATTAAATTTCAAACTTTTTGATGATAATATATATGCCTATAAACTTGGTCCTGTAATTGATAGCATATATTCAAGGTATAGAAATGGTGGTAAAGATATATTAGATATTGAAGAGGATGATAGTATTTACCTTTCTGAAAGTGATTTGTTAATAAAACCGTCCCTAAGCAGAGTATTGTTTTCAGAGAATGGAGTTAAGGTTTTGCAAGTTATTGATACTACATTAGAAGAATATATTGATTATTCAACGAGTGCATTGGTAAATATTACCCATGAAGAAGGAACTGCTTGGAATAACACATATATAGAAGGCGTAAAGAATAACATAATATCTGATGAACAGATATTAACAAGTAGTAAATAAAGTGATTAAATTCATATTTGTAAAACCAGCTTCTTCTATATTGAGGAAGTATGGTTTTATTTTTTTCTAATTAGTCATTGTAGTACTTGGTATGGAAGACTACTTGGCGGTGAAAATTCGTTACAAGTTTGACAGTATGAGCTATTAGTGAATGACAAGGAAGTCAATCGTGAGGTAGAACCTAAAGGAAGCCGGACGCAAAGACTCGTACTGAGGAACAAAGACTTCATAGAGAAGCCTCATAAAAAGAAACATATTCCAAAAAATTGAAAAGGAATTTATAGAAGCGCCACAAGAGTTAAAGTATCTATTATATTTTAAGAAACTAAATCATAAAGAAACGCAAGAGTTGTATGAACTGATGAACAATATATTGTACAAATATAGTAAACATCCCATTTGAAATGAAGCAGTGTATAAAAGGAATAAGAAGGTATTGTTAGGAAATACGATATTTTGTCCGTACTTTAAAAAATTTGAGTTAATAAATAAGGCAGACGGCAAAAGATATGAAAAGAATGCTGCATCCTAAAACAATGTATTATACGCACATAAAGTACCCCCTAAAGCTGGATAATGCGACTTTAGGGGGTAAATTCATTTTTAGGAAATTTTCGAATCCTATTTAATAAATCTGATTGATAGTGGTACTTCATAGTCTTCGCCTTGATTCGTTTTAACAATAGCGATGATGGAATAAACTGTTGAAGCAATAACAAGAATCGGAAGGATGAGGAATCCAATCAATATGAAACAAAGCAATGTGGCTGCGATTCCGTAAATAAAATAACTGATAACGTAATTCCAATAGTTTTTACCTTGTTGATTGATGAAAGGAGATTCATCCTTTTTGATAAGCCAGATGATGAGCGGGCCGATCAATCCAGTGAAAATGTTTAAAAGCCATAGTAGCATGGCCATTGTTCGTTCTTCTTGAGGAACAGGTTGAAATGCATTTTTTTGTGTTGAACTGTTAATTAGATCCATATTCTTCACCTATATTTTTGTATTTGAGATGTTGAAGTCAGGTTTCTATCTCAAAATAATAATCTCACAGTAAAAATAGGTTGTACAGTTAAAATTAGATGGATTTAATGAAGTTTTCGTAAGTTTCGATTGGAAATTAAATTGGATAGATATAGATGAGCATGATATAGAGATACAAAAACATCGACCTTTTTACAGGCCGATGTTTTATTATGCCGTTTTCTTCTTGCGTTTCACGAACTTAAGTATCAATGGATAAGTGAGTGAAAGTATGGTCATGATTGTCAGTACGATACTAATCGGTGAACCAAAGAAGATATCGAATATGTTGTTGTTGCTGGTGATTAAACTTTTACGGAAATTTTGTTCCATATCTGATCCGACAATGGCAGCGAGTATTAATGGTGCCATCGGGAAGTCTAACAGTTTTAAGCCTAAGCCGAGTAAACCGAAGACTAATAAGATATAGAAATCTACGACACTGTAGCCTAGTGTATAAGTTCCTAAGTATGCGAGTACTAAAATAATCGGATACAAGACTTTAGGCGGTGTACGCAAGATTTTAAGTAATAAACCGATTAAAGCAATGTTGATGATGACTAAGAAGATGTTGCCGATGAACATGCTGTTGATTAATGTCCAAATGGTTTCTGGTTCATTCTCAAAGAGAAGCGGTCCTGGCTGCAGACCTAACATAATGACTGCCCCTAAAATAACAGCGGTTGTACCTGAACCCGGCACGCCCATTGTCAGTAAGGGAATCAAAGCACCGACAGAAGCGGCGTTGTTGGATGCTTCTGGTGCGGCAACACCCTCAATAGCACCTTTACCGAAGTCTTTGCCGTTCTTGTTGACTTGGCGTTCTGTAGAGTAACTTAGCATAGATGCTATAGAACCTCCGGCACCAGGTAAGACACCGATCACAAAGCCTAATGGACTTTGTCTTAACATAGTCCACCATGTACGTTTCCAATCTGTTTTAGTCAGTTTCATAGCGCCTAGTTTGGCATCAGGCGGCTTTAAAGCTTCTAGATGCATATAATTGTATAGAACTTCTGCGACTGCATAGACACCGATGATAACAACTAAGAAGTTGATGCCTTCGCTCAGGTGAGGAATGTCGAAGGTGAAGCGGTAAACACTTGTCTGTAAATCGACACCTACAGTACTGACCATTAAGCCGATGGCAGTCGCAATAAAACCTTTAACCATCTTACCAATTGAAAGTGAAACAATGGTTGATAGTGTAAATAAGAATAAGACGAAGTATTCTCTTGGTCCGAATTGAAGCGAGAAGTCGGACAGCGGTTTGGCGAGAACGATAAATCCGATAACTGTGACAATCCCGCCGATTAATGATGCTACTGCAGAAATCGTTAATGCTTTACCCGCTTCTCCATTCTTCGTCATCGGATACCCATCAAATGTGGCTGCGATTGCGGAACCATCACCTGGTGTATTTAACAAGATGGAACTGCGAGATCCCCCATACATCGCGCCATAATAAATCGCAATCATTAAAATCAAGGCACTTACCGGTTCCATACCAAACGTGACAGGAATCAAGACCGCAACTGCAGTTGCAGGGCCCAACCCCGGCAGCATGCCTACTATTGTCCCTAAGAAACCGCCAATCAATACCCAAAGCAAATTCATGGGGTGAAAGGCAGTTGTGAGACCCTCTAAGAAAGTGTTGATATCTCCCATATTGCTCCCCCTTGTCTTATGGTAAACTCACATCTAATAATTGCGAGAAGGTATACCATGTAATTCCTGAAAATACGAGCGCAACAATAATATTTTGAAGCCAGTGTTTCACCCCATTAATTAAAAACAACACGCCTCCTAAGAAGAGGATAGTCGAAATTAAGAAACCTAAGCGTTCGAATATTAAAGCATAAATAATAATCATCACAATCGTTGCGCCTAAACGAATCAGTGTTTTCTTTTGAAGTAATAAATCGAGAATCTCAAAGTGCTCATGGCGACGTTTATATTCTTGGAAGAAATAAATCACACTCATCACAATGAGCAGCGTCGCAATGAGTAACGGAAAGTACATCGGACTGTTCGGGTCGCCGATACGAGACCGTTGTACATTAAGTGTCAGTACCAGATAAATAATCCCTAATAATGTAAGGAGAATCGGTGGTAAAAGTCGTGCCATACAATGTCCCCCCCTTAAAATCCAGCATCTTTAATGAGCTGATCATATTTTTTACGTTGTTCTTTTAAGAACTTTTCAGATTCATAGCTGTCTTTATAGAAATTGTCCCAATCATTGTTTTTGCGTAAATCTTGCCATCCTTTAGAACGGACAACTTTGCGCATAGTCTTATCCCAATAAGCACGTTCTTCTTTGGTCATATCTTTTGTGCCCATGACACCGCGCCAGTGCGGGAAGACCATATCGACGCTTTGTTCTTGCCAAGTAGGTACGTCTTTAATCCCTTTAATACGTTTCTCTGATGAAACTGCCAACATTTTGAGTTTATGTACTTGATGCTGCTCTTTTACTTCTGATACTGCAGTAGAAGCTACATCGACATGTCCTCCCAGCAATGCTGTCTGTAAATCTCCGCCGCTTTTATAGACGAGGAAGTCTAATTGATCGACATCCACACCGTATTGTTTAGCAGCTTGTACAAAAGCAAGATGGTCATTGTTGCCAAGACCTGGTGCGACACCGATAGTTAAGGATTTCGGATCCTTCTTCAGCTTGTCCATGACTTCTTTACCAGAATTCAAATTGGATTTGTTAGAAGCTGTTAAGCTGATCCATTCTGTTGCTAATATAGCAATCGGTGTGAAATCATCTTCACTTAAATCGCTGAGCCCCAGTTCTTTGTTTGAAAGCAATAAACTAGAGTTGATTGCGATGGTATTCGGCGAGCGAGACTTTAAATATTGCCAACCGACTTCACCGCCTCCGCCAGGTTTATTAATCACGGTGATGTTTTGTTTTGTCAGATTTTCATCTAACATGACTTTTTGAATCGCACGAGCTGTTGTATCCCAACCGCCGCCAGGCGATGCTGGCGCAATAATCTCTACTGTTTGATTCGGAAAGTCTATAGAAGCAGACTGCTTTTCATCATCTTGCTTGCCGCAGCTTGCTAAAAGTACTGTCAAAATTAACACGAAGCACCCCAATCTTCGCATAAAAATCCCCCTTTGTTTAAAAATATTCAATTTTCTAATAATTTATCACAATTTTCAAAAATCAACAATAAAGCATAGATGTTTTTAATATATAAATATTAAAGAGGATAATTATGGAAATAGATATAAACTGAGACGGGGAATAATAAGTGTTGCTACAATACTGATTAGTGTTAATAAGCAATGTGCTAATAATTCCTTTTAAACATTCATGTAATCAATTAAATAATAGTCAAAATATTTTTAATGACGAATTGTGATTATCTTCTGTTTGTGTTTTAATTAAACAAACGCTTGTTTGAGCAAGCGGGAAGGGGATTTATAATTCAACATGAAAACCAGGAAAGAAAAACATAGAAATATAGTTTATTTCACTTCGGTAGGTATTATCCTGCTAGCAACATTGGTTGCGGGAATTTTCCCAAAACTCTTCGGTAAATATGCACAAAGTACGTATGACGTGATTGCAGGGACATTCGGCTGGCTCTTCTTAGTTATTATCGTTGTACTGGATATCTTCTTAATTTCGTTAGCCGTATCACGTTTCGGACGTTTCAAACTTGGCGCAGATGATTCTGAACCGGAATTCTCATTCATGTCTTGGATCGGGATGTTATTCTCGGCAGGACTGGGTGTCGGTATTGTCTTTTGGGGTGTTGCAGAACCTTTAACACACTTCTTGCATTCGCCATTCCCAGGAACAGTGAAAGATCAGTCAGAAGAATCCGCACGTTTAGCCATGGGCTATACATTCTTCCACTGGGGTATCTCTCAATGGTCGATTTTCGCTATGGCAGGTTTAGTAGTGGCTTACTTCCAATTCCGTAAAAAGCGTAACGGATTAATTTCAACAGCGATGGAACCGGTATTCGGTGAAGCGTATCCTAGACCTGTTCGTAATCTGATTGATATTTTAGCGATTATCGCAACAGTAATGGGGATTGCGACATCAATCGGTTTAGGTATTATGCAAATCAGCGGCGGTTTGCATCATGTATTTAATGTACCGAATACAAACGTAACCAAAGTTGCGATTACAGTATTAATGGTATGTATCTTCCTAGGTTCAGCTTTAACCGGTCTAAACCGCGGTGTGAAATGGTTAAGTAATATTAATATCGGCCTTGGTGCTATTTTATTAATCTTTATCTTAATCTTCGGAGACTTAAAATTCGTATTAGAGTCTTATACATTAGCTATAGGTGATTACTTACGTCACTTTATTGAATACAGTTTACGTGTGAATCCATATTCAGGAGAGAACGGATGGGTTCAAAAATGGACAGTCTTCTATTGGGCATGGGTCATTGCGTGGTCGCCGTTTATCGGTGGTTTCGTTGCACGTGTATCAAGAGGACGTACTATTCGTGAATTCGTTATCGGCGTATTAATCATTCCGCCATTAATTTCATTTACATGGATTGCAGGTTTCGGCGGTACTGCACTTAAGATCGCATTAACGCAAAATACTGGAATTGAAAAGATTGTAGATAAAGATTACTCAGTCGCATTGTTCGAGTTGTTAAAACAATTCCCAATCTCAGACATTACAAGTATTTTAGCAATCGCACTTATCTTCATCTTTATCGTCACAAGTGCCGACTCTACGACACATATTGTCGCAAGTATGGCTACGGGCGGTGTAGATAACCCGAATATAAAAGACAAAGTTATTTGGGGTCTGCTTATCGGTGCTATCTCAGTCACAATGACCATTGCGGGCGGACTGACAAGTCTGCAGACTGCATCACTTGTGACAGGCTTGCCATTCTCGATCATTCTGATACTCATGATTGTGTCTATCATGCGTGCATTGCGCAGAGAACACACGAAACACTTCCAAATGTCTTATATCGATGACGATACAGACTACTCTATTCCATTAGAGAAACGTGAAAAAGAAATCGAGAAAGAAGAAGCAGAAGCAGCCAACGACACAAAAACCAATGATAAAGAACAATAAATGCATTAACAAAAAGACGCTGAAAGCCTTTGAGGTTGTCAGCGTCTTTCTTTCTGGAGAGATATGGATAATCATTTCCTTCACCAATTAAGTTAAGTGAATGTTTGTTTATCATATACATAAGCAAATGCGGCAATATGGTTGTGATGTTGTTCAAAGTAAACACCTTGGATTTCAGGTGCTAAACCTGGAAATCGGTTGATACATTCTTCTAAAGCCAGAAAATAAGATTGTGCATGTTCGTTCCAAACTTCTCCTGGGACCACACAGAATATACCTGGCGGATACGGCAAGGCACCTTCAAGTGCAGTTTCACCTTTGATTTCGGAAACTTTGACCAGTTTGCTGTGACCTTTTTTGAATGCAATATTCGCTGCTTTAGGAGACATGTTTTGGACTGGAAAGTGTGCTTTCAAAAATAAAAATTTCTGAAGCTCTTTGGAATCATGAAACTTATACATATCATGCATTTCTTGGCAGAGTTGTTTAATTGTATAGCCGTTGTAGCGCTCAGCATAATGGCTGTACAATTCCGGCAATACTTCTTCTAAAGGTGCATCTGTATGAATATAGTGTTCGAATTGAAGCAGGCGTGTAATCAGATTATCGATTTTTATCTCATCTTCTGCAGGTGTCATCAAAAATAATATAGAATTCAGGTTGTTCTTTTCTGCTATAATGCCGTGTTCTTTTAGGAAACATGTTAACACAGCTGCAGGAATACCGAAGTCAAGGTAAGTATCGTTTTCTGTGTTGATACCTGGCGTTGTTAAGATTAATTTAAATGGATCAATAAAATATTGTTCTTTCTCATATTCAGAGAACCCATGCCATTTTTCTTCAGGTCGGAACTTCCAATAATCAATATTCGACATGATATTTTCAGTCGCTGCTTTTTCCCAATTTTTCCCATTTACTTTTTCTGGAATGAAAGGCTTGATTAATGAACAGTATTTAGCAATTTTTTTCCGAGCACTGATAGAAGTTTTTAAACATGATTCCCACATCTTGCGTCCTAAGGCGCCTTCTTGCATTTTGGCATTGATATCCAACGACGCAAATAAAGGATAAAACGGCGACGTTGTAGCATATTGCATATATGCGTTATTGAAACACTTATGATTAATGTAGCGATGCTGTCCTTTGATATGTTTATCTTTTTTATGAATCTGCGATGTTTGCGAAAAACCCGCTTGCTGCTTATGCACAGATTGTACGACAAAGATGCCAGGGTCATTTTCATCTAAGTCCAAAAGCAGCGGAGATGCATGTTTCATCAAAGGAATAAATTGTTCATATCCTACCCAAGCTGAATCAAATAAGATGTAATCGCATAAAGGACCGATTTTTTCTACCACGTCTTTAGCGTTGTAAATTGTACCGTCATACGTACCAAGCTGTATTACCGCAAGTCTGAAAGGACGCTGCCACTCTGCACGCTCCGGATCTATTTTTCTAACCTCTTCACGCAAGAAGTTTTCATCAAAATCTTTGATATTGATTCCGCCGATTAATCCGTAATGGTCTCTTGCCGTCTGCATGTAAACAGGACGACCGCCTTCTTTGACTAATGCGGAAGTATAGACTGACTTATGGTTATTGCGGTCGAATAAGATTAAATCATCCGGTGACACTGCAGATGCGACGGCGATACTGTTAGATGTTGTAGAACCACCCATAACAAAATAAGTTTTGTCTGCGTTATATACTTTAGCCGCATGCTTTTGTGCTGCTTTTGCAGGCCCTTCATGAATCAATAAGTCCCCAAGGTCTGTATCAGCGTTACACAGGTCAGATCTGAAAATATTCTCACCGAAAAAGCGATAGAATTGTCTTCCGGCAGGTTGTTTCAAAAAGTAACGTCCGCCTTGATGTCCAGGACAATCAAATTGTATATTCCCTTGTGAAGTATAGGCTTTCAATGCTTTGAAAAATGGAGGGAGCAGACTGCTTTCATAATGTTCGATGAGTGATTCGATTTTTCGATTATCGAAATCTCTATTGCAAGTATGTTTTCCATCTATAAAGTAAGCAATGCAATTCAAATGCTTTTCAATAAGGTTTTGTGCATGTGCTTTGACAATAATCAAAGGTATCGAAATTTCCTCGGAAATATATTGCTCAATCATTCGTTTGTCGTTGTCTGTTAAAATAAACGCTCCGACATCCGTATAATCAAAACTACAACTTTCTATATTGATTACTCGTCGTTTTGAATCAAAATGTGGTCTAGCACTTTTGCTTGAAGCAATCATCAAATTTTCCATTAAGTCACCTCCAAAAAGTGATCATGATTGAATTTCTGAAAATCATGTTATAACTGGGTTAATGAAAGTTCAATCATAGAAGTGCCTTTAAAAGTAATCTTAGTAAGTCGCTAATAAAAGAACAGGCTTGTTTATATTTTATTAATAGTTAGTGGCAGGGAAGTGTAGAAAATGCGTACTAAACATTCCATAAAATTTAAATGAAGCAGTTAAAATGCTTCGTATCACTCTTATAACTGTTACCTATTTCACAATCTTGTGACAATTTGAAAAATGTGGTTCAATTAAGAAAACGCTTTCACAAAGTTGACACATCTAGAATCGCATCTGAAAGAGAAATAAAAGGGGGATTGTGGAATGGTTACTTTTATTGTTTCAATCATTTTACTGATTGTAGGTTATTTCACTTATGGGAAGTATATTGACAAGATGTTCGGTCCTAAAGAGGCAAGACCGACACCTGCACATCATCAGCGTGATAATGTGGACTATTTACCGATGAAGACATCATCCAACTCCTTGATTCAATTACTGAATATTGCAGGGGTGGGACCTATCTTCGGTCCGATTATGGGGGCATTATACGGACCAGTCGCATTCTTATGGATTGTCTTAGGATGTATCTTTGCAGGAGCGGTACATGATTATTTAACGGGTATGATTTCTATTCGAAATAAAGGGGCACATTTACCGGAACTTGCGAGTAAATTCTTAGGCAAGGTGATGAAACACTTCGTCAATGTCTTCTCGATTTTATTATTACTACTCACAGGGACAGTTTTCGTTACAAGTCCAGCCTTATTATTACATAATTTAATGGATGGACGTATTGCGTTAGGCATCATTATCTTCGTGATCTTCGTATACTATATTCTATCTACGATTTTACCGATTGATAAAATTATTGGTCGTATTTATCCGATTTTCGGCGCCTTATTATTAATCAGTGCTATCGGCATGGGTTTTCGTTTAATCCAAACAGGCGCACATATTCCTGAATTAAGTTTGCAGAATA is a window from the Staphylococcus sp. IVB6181 genome containing:
- a CDS encoding Panacea domain-containing protein translates to MFKHFLLIIPDHKHGRRVGWHKLITAADDYKYIKHTVQKITSEVGGAQLASHIITTDSDEISSIKQKDTFFSDIDFFENEDDFINYYKNEKELTANDVANYILSYGKNITHLKLQKLTYLCYENVLKKLNFKLFDDNIYAYKLGPVIDSIYSRYRNGGKDILDIEEDDSIYLSESDLLIKPSLSRVLFSENGVKVLQVIDTTLEEYIDYSTSALVNITHEEGTAWNNTYIEGVKNNIISDEQILTSSK
- a CDS encoding DUF4870 domain-containing protein yields the protein MDLINSSTQKNAFQPVPQEERTMAMLLWLLNIFTGLIGPLIIWLIKKDESPFINQQGKNYWNYVISYFIYGIAATLLCFILIGFLILPILVIASTVYSIIAIVKTNQGEDYEVPLSIRFIK
- a CDS encoding tripartite tricarboxylate transporter permease; this translates as MGDINTFLEGLTTAFHPMNLLWVLIGGFLGTIVGMLPGLGPATAVAVLIPVTFGMEPVSALILMIAIYYGAMYGGSRSSILLNTPGDGSAIAATFDGYPMTKNGEAGKALTISAVASLIGGIVTVIGFIVLAKPLSDFSLQFGPREYFVLFLFTLSTIVSLSIGKMVKGFIATAIGLMVSTVGVDLQTSVYRFTFDIPHLSEGINFLVVIIGVYAVAEVLYNYMHLEALKPPDAKLGAMKLTKTDWKRTWWTMLRQSPLGFVIGVLPGAGGSIASMLSYSTERQVNKNGKDFGKGAIEGVAAPEASNNAASVGALIPLLTMGVPGSGTTAVILGAVIMLGLQPGPLLFENEPETIWTLINSMFIGNIFLVIINIALIGLLLKILRTPPKVLYPIILVLAYLGTYTLGYSVVDFYILLVFGLLGLGLKLLDFPMAPLILAAIVGSDMEQNFRKSLITSNNNIFDIFFGSPISIVLTIMTILSLTYPLILKFVKRKKKTA
- a CDS encoding tripartite tricarboxylate transporter TctB family protein, which translates into the protein MARLLPPILLTLLGIIYLVLTLNVQRSRIGDPNSPMYFPLLIATLLIVMSVIYFFQEYKRRHEHFEILDLLLQKKTLIRLGATIVMIIIYALIFERLGFLISTILFLGGVLFLINGVKHWLQNIIVALVFSGITWYTFSQLLDVSLP
- a CDS encoding tripartite tricarboxylate transporter substrate binding protein, with product MRRLGCFVLILTVLLASCGKQDDEKQSASIDFPNQTVEIIAPASPGGGWDTTARAIQKVMLDENLTKQNITVINKPGGGGEVGWQYLKSRSPNTIAINSSLLLSNKELGLSDLSEDDFTPIAILATEWISLTASNKSNLNSGKEVMDKLKKDPKSLTIGVAPGLGNNDHLAFVQAAKQYGVDVDQLDFLVYKSGGDLQTALLGGHVDVASTAVSEVKEQHQVHKLKMLAVSSEKRIKGIKDVPTWQEQSVDMVFPHWRGVMGTKDMTKEERAYWDKTMRKVVRSKGWQDLRKNNDWDNFYKDSYESEKFLKEQRKKYDQLIKDAGF
- a CDS encoding BCCT family transporter: MKTRKEKHRNIVYFTSVGIILLATLVAGIFPKLFGKYAQSTYDVIAGTFGWLFLVIIVVLDIFLISLAVSRFGRFKLGADDSEPEFSFMSWIGMLFSAGLGVGIVFWGVAEPLTHFLHSPFPGTVKDQSEESARLAMGYTFFHWGISQWSIFAMAGLVVAYFQFRKKRNGLISTAMEPVFGEAYPRPVRNLIDILAIIATVMGIATSIGLGIMQISGGLHHVFNVPNTNVTKVAITVLMVCIFLGSALTGLNRGVKWLSNINIGLGAILLIFILIFGDLKFVLESYTLAIGDYLRHFIEYSLRVNPYSGENGWVQKWTVFYWAWVIAWSPFIGGFVARVSRGRTIREFVIGVLIIPPLISFTWIAGFGGTALKIALTQNTGIEKIVDKDYSVALFELLKQFPISDITSILAIALIFIFIVTSADSTTHIVASMATGGVDNPNIKDKVIWGLLIGAISVTMTIAGGLTSLQTASLVTGLPFSIILILMIVSIMRALRREHTKHFQMSYIDDDTDYSIPLEKREKEIEKEEAEAANDTKTNDKEQ
- the speC gene encoding ornithine decarboxylase, which codes for MENLMIASSKSARPHFDSKRRVINIESCSFDYTDVGAFILTDNDKRMIEQYISEEISIPLIIVKAHAQNLIEKHLNCIAYFIDGKHTCNRDFDNRKIESLIEHYESSLLPPFFKALKAYTSQGNIQFDCPGHQGGRYFLKQPAGRQFYRFFGENIFRSDLCNADTDLGDLLIHEGPAKAAQKHAAKVYNADKTYFVMGGSTTSNSIAVASAVSPDDLILFDRNNHKSVYTSALVKEGGRPVYMQTARDHYGLIGGINIKDFDENFLREEVRKIDPERAEWQRPFRLAVIQLGTYDGTIYNAKDVVEKIGPLCDYILFDSAWVGYEQFIPLMKHASPLLLDLDENDPGIFVVQSVHKQQAGFSQTSQIHKKDKHIKGQHRYINHKCFNNAYMQYATTSPFYPLFASLDINAKMQEGALGRKMWESCLKTSISARKKIAKYCSLIKPFIPEKVNGKNWEKAATENIMSNIDYWKFRPEEKWHGFSEYEKEQYFIDPFKLILTTPGINTENDTYLDFGIPAAVLTCFLKEHGIIAEKNNLNSILFLMTPAEDEIKIDNLITRLLQFEHYIHTDAPLEEVLPELYSHYAERYNGYTIKQLCQEMHDMYKFHDSKELQKFLFLKAHFPVQNMSPKAANIAFKKGHSKLVKVSEIKGETALEGALPYPPGIFCVVPGEVWNEHAQSYFLALEECINRFPGLAPEIQGVYFEQHHNHIAAFAYVYDKQTFT